The sequence below is a genomic window from Pongo abelii isolate AG06213 chromosome 15, NHGRI_mPonAbe1-v2.0_pri, whole genome shotgun sequence.
aaaaaaaaaaaggcctggcacaatggctcacacctgtaatgccagcacagGAGGtgaagacaggaggatcacctgggccaggagttcaagatcaccttgggcaacacagctagacctctctactaaaaaaatttttttaattagccaggcggtgtgtgcctatagtcccagctactcagaaggctgaggtgggaagagtgcttgaacccgggaggcggtgtgTGCCTACAgtcacagctacttaggaagctgaagcaggaggactgcttgagcccagaagttttgaggatacagtgagctataactgccccactgaactccagcccaggcatctcttaaaaaaaggtgGGGGCGAAGGGTGTGGAAACATCACAAACATCCATCCCTCAGtggatgaaaggataaacaaattgtggtatatacatacaatgggatactattcagtcataaaaagtaGAGAAGTACTGACATATGCTAAAATGTAGATGAACTTCAAAAGCACTATGcccagtgaaagaagccagatacaaaaggtcacatactgtatAATATCCCATTCATAAGAAATATCTAAATaagcaaatccacagagacagtgCACAGATCAGTGGCTGCCAAGGGGCTGAGAGGAAGGGTAGGGAAACTACCTAACAATACAGCGTTtccttttgggatgatgaaaatggttGAAACTACATAAAAGTGGtggctgtacaacattgtgaatggtATTAAATGCCACTAAATTGTTCACTTTTAAAGTGGGTACTTTTGTTATatgaattttatctcaaaaaaaatttttaactgttccttgcagagcagggcaaCCCCATAAGCAGTGTACCTAGAGTAGCctcatctcaattttttttttttttgagacagtctcactcagtcgaccaggctggagtacagtggtacaatatcagctcactgcaacctccacctcctgggatcaagcgattcttgtgcctccagagtagctgtgattacaggcacacaccaccatgcccaggtaatttgtgtatttttagtagagacggggtttcgccatgttggccaggctggtcttgaactcctgacttcaagtgatccgcccaccttggcctcccaaagtgctgggattacgggtgtgagccatcacgcccagcctcatctcaatttttaaaaatcaaatttgtaAGAAGTTAAAAAGAACAATTTGCTAAATCCACTCTTCATccacaaaagctttttttttttttcagacagggtctcattctgtcgtccaggctggagtgtagtggcgtgatcttggctcactgcaacctccacctcccaggttcgagcgattctcccgcctcagcctcctgagtagctggaattacgggtgtgcgccaccatggccccactaatttttgtattagtagagacagggtttcactatgttcgcccggctggtatcaaactcccaacctcaggtgatccacctgcctcggcctcccaaagtggctgggattacaggtataagccaccacccCGGCCCATCCACATAAACTCTTAATCTCAAAGTAATTTAAAAcagcatctgaaaaaaaaagtcagtttttcTTGAGGGAGAGATTGACTAACGCAGCCTAAATTcaacgtttaaaaaaaaaaaaaaattgtcgggccggatgcagtggctcacgcctgtaatcccagcactttgggaggccgagacaggtgaatcacgaggtcaggggtttgagaccagcctggccaacatggtgaaacccggtctctacaaaaaattagctgggtgtggtggcaggcgcctgtaatgccaactactcaggaagctgaagcaggagaatctcttgaacgcaggaggcggaggttgcagtgagccaagctcgcaccactgcactccagcccaggcaacagtgcaagactccatctcaaaaataataataaaaatttaaaaaatttaaaaaaaaaggtctcaCTAAAATTTGCtggttattttcaaaataaactattgagcagtttttttcctctaatttttttgtttgtgtgtgtgtatgtgtttgtgtaaacatatacacatatattcaaaaTGTGAATGTagtaaaaattatctttcaatctttttttctaaagatTCTAAATATTAACTTTAAGTTCTTACCCCCTTCTCTGTGCATCAACCCAGGCCTGATCTCTGTTATCTTTTTCAGGATCATACAGTAATTCGTCATTTGTTGGAATCTTGtgttgtctcttcttttttttcttggtcaccTGTACTAATTCAGAAAATGTTAGGATATGGCTAAGAATCATGTGTCAAGTTCACACTTCTTTAAATGAAGAGTCTCATTTCCCAAgctacacatttatttttattttccctaaaaagttaaaaaagggacgggcgcagtggctcacacctgtaatcctagcagtttgggaggccaaggtgggtggatcacctgacgtcaggagatcgagaccagcctggacaacatggcgaaaccctgtctctactaaaaatacaaaattagggccaggtgcggtggctcacgcctgtaatcccagcactttgggagactgaggcgggcagatcacctgaggtcaggagttcgagaccagcctggccaacatggtgaaaccgcctctctactaaaaatataaaaattggctgggcattgtagcagccacctgtaatcccagctacttgggggcccGAGGCAgaaaaactgcttgaacccaggaggcagaggttgcagtgagccgaaatcatgccactgcactccagcctgggtgacgagagtgagactccatttcaaagaaaaagaaaaaaaataaaataaaacacaaaattagccagtcatggtggcaggcacctataatcccagctacctgggaggctaaggcaggagaatcacttgaacccaggaggtagagggtgtggtgagccgagatcacgccattgcactctagcctgggcaacaagagcaaaactctgtctcaaaacaaaaagttaaaaaaaaccgTTCATCTAAACAAGTGCTTGTCCAGGtagggtgcggtagctcacatctataatcctagagctttgaggggctgagacaagaggatcgcttgaggccaggagttcaagaccagcctggccagcataatgagaccccatctctacacaaataaaaattaaaaattagccaggcacacctgtagtcctagcacacctgtagtcctagctactagggaagctgagctgggaggatggcttgagcctaggagtctgaggatgtagtgagctataattgcaccactgcactgcttggagcctgggtgagagtgagacctatctctaaaaaagttaaaaatttaacaaaaatttaaaaaataaagttcttctCCAACTAATAAGGCATTAAAATGACAGAGGAGGCAAAAATTGTTTATTTACCCAAAACTGGTATCTCAAGGACTAAGTTCAAACAATGAGAATTCAGAGACTCAAAAGAGCCACTCAAAACAAGCcaagaatagaaattatttatgatgtatgaatatatatataaaatgctactaaaattagaacaaaaatatttcaaaagtgaattgaaaaaaaaacagtatgaggtcagacacagtggctcacatctgtaataccagcactttgggaggatcgcttgaagccaggaattcgacaccagcctaagtaacaaagcaagacccaatctttacaaaaaaaaaagacaggaagaggaaaaaaacaaaaaatagaggaaaaaaaaaactatggtcATCTACATACACTAGACTTTTTGAATGTATTCTAGCaggcagggagtggtggctcatgcctgtaatcccagaactttgggaggccaaagtgggcagacaacctgagatcaggagtttcaaaccagcatggccaacatggcaaaatcctgtctcttctaaaaatactaaaagtaaCCAGGTACGGTagcgtgtgcttgtagtcccaactaccagggaggctgaggcagcagaatcgcttgaacccaggaggcaaaggctatagtgagccaagactgtgtcaccgcactccagcctgggtgacagagtgggactctgcctaaaaaataaataaacaaggctgggtgtggtggttcatgcctgtaatcccagcactttggaaggccgaggcaggcggatcacgaggtcaggagatcgagaccatcatggctaacacagtgaaaccccatctctactaaaaatgcaaaaatttagccgggcatggtgacgggcatctgtagtcccagttactcgggaggctgaggcaggaggatcgcgtgaacctgggaggcagagcttgcagtgagctgagatcgcaccactgcactccagcctgggcgacagagcaaaactctgtctcaaaaaaaaaaaaaggaaagaaaaattcaattttGAAGAACATAGAGGCTGATTAAAAAGCAACACATTAAGAAAAATTCTGCAggaggaggccgggtgcggtggctcacagcagtaatcccagcactttgggaggctgaggtgggtggatcacctgaggtcaggagttcgagaccagcctggctaacatggtgaaaccccgtttctcctaaaaaaacaaaaaattagccaggcatggcaacaggcgcctgtaatcccagctactcaggaggctgaggcaggaaaattgcttgaacccaggaggcggaggttgcagtgaaccaagatggcgccattgcactccagcttgggcaacaagagcaaaactccatctcaaaaaaaaaaaaaaaaaaattctgcaggaGGATTAAAACATAGAAACTAtttgcaggcatgaaaacaaataTTGCTGCTACAGGGAACCTAAAGGAAGAGGGGGCAAAAGCCCTGAGGAGGGGAGGTATTGAGTTGGGACACACTCTCTCTCACTCCCTAGGTACACCCAAGCAGCACCACTGTTGGTGCCATGTCCTCAGATGCCTGcatacccagcttttttttttttttttttgagatggagtctcactctgtcgcccaggctggagtgcagtggtgcgatctcagctcactgcaacctctacctccctggttcaagcaacttccctgtctcatcctcccgagtagctgggattacaggtgcatggcaccaagcccggctaatttttttgtatttttaatagagatggggtttcaccatgttggccagactggtctagaactcctgacctcaggcaatctgcccacctctgcctcccaaagtgctgggattacaagcgtgagccaccatgcccagcccccagttTTTCTTATTAATCAATCCTGCTTTTGTTTTCACATCAATGGcatccactttatttatttatttatttttttgagacagtctcactctgtcgctcaggctggagtgcaatggtgagatctcggctcactgcaacctccgcctcccgggttcaattgattctcctgcctcagcctcccaagtagctgggactacaggcgtgcaccaccatgcccggcttatttttgtatttttagtacagatggggtttcgccaagtttatcaggctggtcttaaactcccgacctcaggtgatctgcctgcatcagcctcccaaggtgctgcgattacaggtgtgagccaccatgcccagctgtaatTTCTTAAAAGACCAAGCTCAGAGGGAAATCCTAACATCCAATAATTGCTAGGTAaatctttttttataaaatataactgcTAAACCTGGTAAATAGGTTACTTACCTGCTCTGTCTTCATCCTCAGAATCAGAATCAAAATATATATCATCGTAGTACCTCGTCGGAGCTGTTGCAACTTTTCCATTTCCTGAGGAAGATCCTATTCAAACCAGAAGTAAAGTTTACAGACTAAATCATACATAATTCACAAGGCGAAAAACTCCATATGTTCTTCCATTACCTCAAAGCAATATCAACTCATTCACAATCTCATTTGATGgtgaaatattttcacatcaGTGAATTACTCGATGTCTATGCCCTATACAGTTACAGAGAACTGGCCCTCCTTAAAAAGTTCCAAATCTTGAGAAAATTCTTCTCTGTCCCTTCCCACAAATCTCATTAAATAAAACAGCCATATTTTCAGGTTGCCAGCACACATATCTCTACCTTTCAGTCATACAGTATACCGTGCAGAACATAGAACAAACATTTTGTTCTAAGAAACATTAGGAGAAAAAGGGTAAGATCCCTATAGGAAGGCAGGAGGAATGAGTCAAggacacattcttctcctcagttGTGCCCAGGGCCATGACATTACCTATACTTATGTCATCATATGCCCATATCCCTAATTCCTCTTAGTTAGCATCTgctttagtttttattatatttttatatgctttcaGATTTTTCCAGCTAATACACAGCATATCAGGGTAGAAATCAATGCTGAAGAGTCCTActtccttttggtttttttttttggtttttttttttttgagactgagtctcactctgttgcccaggctggagtgcaatagcacgatctcagctcactgcaacctctgccacccgggttcaagtgattcccctgcctgaccctcccgagtagctggaattataggcacctgccgtcgcgcccggctaattttttgtgtttttagtagagacggggtttcaccacgttggccaggctggtcttgagctcctgacctcgtgatccacccacctcggcctcccaaagcgctgggattacaggcatgagccactgcgcctggcagaaGAGTCCTACTTTCACAAACCAGTTTTCAGGTCAGGTACATTTTACATAAAGACCAAGTATCAGAATGAAGTTATGTTTCATTACTCACTAAAGTGAAACAGGAATCTGTGATGATACATAATTAAATCTGCCACACTTTAGTGCCATCTAACCCTAAAAATACTTTTGTAagtttgtgtgtctttttttttaactgcaaaataaaattatgcaaGTAAACAGTATTAACTAATCCCTTTCCAAGAACACAAGACAGTCATCAAAGAAACTCCAAGCCAGGCACAATagtttacacctataatcccagcactttgggaggccaatgcaggaagatcacttgagccaggagttttaagaccagcctgggcaacatagtgagaccctgtctctacaaattttttttttttttttgagaccaagtctagctctgtcgcccaggctggagtgcaatggcacaatctcggctcactgcaacctctgcctcccaggttcaagcgattctcctgcccagcctcctgagtagctaattttttgtatttttagtagagacggggtttcacggtgttagccaggatggtctcaatctcctgacctcgtcatccacccgcctcagcctcccaaagtgctgggattccaggcgtgagccaccgcgcccggcccaaatttttttttttaattatctgggcacagtggtacatgcctgtaatctcagttattCAAGAAacggaggtgggaagatcatttgagcccaggagttttaggctacagtgagctatgatcatgccactgcactccagcctgggtgacagaatgagacactgaatctaaagtaataaataaataaataacttttttttaaaatgagaaaaagaagactCCAGCTCAGCTGCCAAATACATTTActctttcattcaataaatatttattgagcacctattgaAAGTGCTGGGGACATAGAAGAGCACAAATAAGGTTCCTGCCCTTACAGagcttacaaaaatatatatataattgaaccAAAAGTTTACCAGTTCCCAGAGAGGATAACTTGTCCTCCATTGTTTTCATGGTAGAATTTAATTCAGCTTCCATCTCCTTTTCAAATTCATCTTCACTAGATGATTCACTTTCTCCAGTAAGACATTCTCTGATGAGTTTTCGTTTTTGGTCAGGAGTTCCATGTAAAAGCACATCCACTTCATCCTCAGAGCTAGCATACATTTAAATCAAAAAGAAtatgaatgtttaaaaattaaaataatttaaaactccCAGCATCTCACTGTCCAACAACAATTTTAAGTATTACATGGTTGCATTTGATGTACTTCTACATTACATATAGCTGTTCTCACTTAATAAGCCAGTTCTGCATATTTccaatcttctttaattttttttttttttttttgagatggcatctcagtctgtcacccaagctggagtgcagtggcatgatctcagctcactgcaacctccacctccccggttcaagcaatcctcccacctcggcttccccagtagctggaactacaggcacatgccaccattcccagctgtttttttgttttgttttgttttgttttaatttttgtcgaaattgggtttcgccatgttgcccaggctggtttttttctttgtttgtttctttctttctttcttttgaaacagagtctcgctcttgtcgcccaggctgtagtacagtggcatgatttctgctcactgcaacctccacctcctgggctcaagcgattctcctgcctcagtctcccaagtagctgggattacaggattcagaatccgtctcaaaaaatacatacatagatatatagataggtagatatcctggttgtgatactgCACTATAGTTTTGTAGTATGTTAACACTGGAGGAAACTGGGGAAAGAGTACacaggatctctctgtattattattattattattttttttttttgagatgggggtctccctgtgttgcccaggctggaatgcaatggtgccatcttggctcactgaaacctctgcctcccaggcccaagccaaCCAACTGCCTCacccacctgagtagctgagaccacagatatgcaccaccataccagctaattttttgtattttcggtaaagacatgatttcatcatgttgctcaggctggtcttgaactcttgagctcaagtgattctcctgcctcggcctcccaaagtgctgggattacaggtgtgagccactgcaccagaccTGTATTACTTCTTATAACTGAATGTGAATCtacaaaaacttcaaaataaaatgtttaatttttaaaaactgcatcaCAAAGTGAGAGTTATTTTTTCTACAAATTTTCTTCAATCCTTGTGATTATTTCAACCAAAGTCTCAGTTTTCAGCACTGCTGGGAAAGGCAATACATCATGGACCCTAGATATGCAAGTTAAGTATGCCAAGAATGCAAGGTTCTGACCACTGTTCACTCCAGACATTTCTCAGGATTGTGTTTGCAGCGAACAACCTTgaggaatgagataatgtctccTTCCAGGACAAAGAGCAGATGTATGTACTCTCTGCTATGAAAGAGGTGGATTCTCCAAGCTCAAGTATTCTTTAGCCACGATGCCAACCCACTGAATGTGCAGCATTCTTCTAGGACCCTTAGCGTAATACCTGTAGGGTTGACAAGCAAGAGCAAGCCACACAAACATGATGCTCATGCTGCTTGCTGTGCTATGTGTAGTCTTATCTTTGACCCAGGAGTCTCATGTCTTCGGTCAGCTACTGTGAAACAGTAACAGGCTACAATGTATTAGCTTACAAACAGTGTAAAATTAAATCCTGACAGACACCTCTCTGACACTAAtctccctttttaaaataataaccattTGGCTCAGAGCCTACAACAGGCAATACTGTCTGataacattgttttgtttttataatatttatctttaGTTACCTTACTAGTGGCAACTGTCACAGGATTATAAAGCTTCCTTAAAAAAATGATACAACAGGCCTggctccgtggctcacgcctgtaatcctagcactttgggagcccgacgcaggcagattgcctaaggtcaggagttcgagaccagcctggccaacgtggtgaaaccccatctctactaaaaatacaaaaaataagccaggtgtggtagcgcgtgcctgtaatcccagctacccaggaggctgaggcaggagaattgctggaacccaggaggtggaggctacagtgagccgagattgcaccagtgcactccagcctggctgacagagtgagactctgtctcaaaataaacaaataaataattgagacatacatatatatatacctccTTTCACAGACAGGACCCATTAACTGAAATTCTTTTTCACAGGGAATCCTGGTATCTATCCTCACTCCCGACAAAAGAAATCTTAACAGCAGTCTGATTTCCCATACATCTAATGTCTCCCCATGACAATATGAGGAAACATtgttcttctgattttttttttttttttttttttaagaaatgaggtctcactatgttgcccaggctgtttctTTACCACCAGGCTTAAgagattctctcgcctcagcctcccaaagtcctgggattacaggcatgggccaccacacccagccaacgtTGTTAATGAAAGCATGGCTTTACAGAAAGCTTCTTTAGGCAGAATGAATGTTTTAAAGTTTAAGAATAGGATCTGCTGACAGCTTAAGAAATAACTAAATTTGTGTGGAAATATCTTGGCAAAATAGCTTCAAGTTTCCCTGGTAGAATAAAGCCCACCCTTCTGGAAATCCCACGAACATTCTTCTGTGCCTATCTCAGGTCAATATTCTCTACAATGCTCTGCCAAGATATATATACTTTATCTTATTACCCTTATTTTACTATAAGCCTCTGGAAGACAAGGACCTTATGATTTACCTCTGTAGCTCAGAGCAAGCATAAAACAgtccttgtcaaaaaaaaaaaaaaaaaaggctgtttaATATTCCCTTATTTCTGTTTATGGCAGTTTAGTCTTCAAGATGGACACTTCACATTAAGTCCTGTGAGCCTCACAACAAACATAGTGTGTTATACTATGTTATATAGGTTATACAACTATGTTATTATAGTTCAATTTTACAGGTGAGTAATCGAGGATAAGGGACTTGACTTCCGTCACTCTGCTACTAAgctgtagagacaggtttcgatCTCATTGCTTTTGAAGATTTATACGCGGTCCCCCGTGATTCCGGAATATCCCCCTTCCTACAGGCGACATCGGCCCCGCCTCCCCCGGGGCTGCGCGACCCCATCAGGAAAGCCCTTTGGCCTCGCACAAGTGACAGGCACGACAGGCTCCCGAGCCGCTAGGGTCTGCATAGGCTCGGCAGGCGCAACGAATGGAGGCGACCAAAGCCAGGCCTGGACCCAAATCCTCGGGGGCCAGGGTGGGGCGGGGGCCCACCTGCTCAAAGCCGGCTCCTCGTCGCTAGGCTCTTCAACCGCGTAGGGGTCGTAGTCATCCGGCAGCCGGTTCATGGTGGCCTGCAGCGGCCTACACCTTCCACAAGCAATTTGCAGCGTCTCTGTTTACACTGCAAGTCCAGTCCCTAAAGCGCCCCTGACGCCACTTCCGCCTGAACGTCCGAGTCCCCCTTGCGCGCCCGCGCAGACCGGCGGCACCTAGCGGGGCAGGTAGAAGGCGGGGAAGGGGCGGAGCAGGAGCGAAAAGGGGCGGGGACGGGACGGGGTCGGGTCTTAATcccaccattttctttttttttttttttggagacggagtttcgctcttgttgcccaggctggagtgcaatggcgcgatctcggctcaccgcaacctccgcctcccaggttcaagcaattctcctacctcagcctcccgagtagctgggattacaggcatgcgccaccacgcctggctaattttgtatttttagtagagacggggtttctccatgttgaggctggtctcgaatccctgacctcaggtgatccgcccacctcggcctcccaaagagctgggattacaggcgtgagccaccgcgcccggccaatcccACCATTTTCTTCCCCAGCTTCTGCTTACAGGAAAATAGCAGCTACCTTGtcaccaaaaataataatgatgggCACCCTCATAAGTGACAGTCTCTGAGGTGAACACGCTACATGCAGTGTCTCACCACCTACGAAGCAGGAATCTAGGCGCTGAGGGACACACAGCACAAAATCCAGTAGGTCCTCAGACACCAGCACCCACATCCCTCCAACCTCGCCTCTAACCCTTATGCCTTCCACACCGTGAGGCTCTCAACCTCTCCTTCGCACTGTTCACTCCTCAGTCTGACTTCGGCCTTGACAATCTAGGAAAAGTTATC
It includes:
- the EAPP gene encoding E2F-associated phosphoprotein isoform X2; this translates as MNRLPDDYDPYAVEEPSDEEPALSSSEDEVDVLLHGTPDQKRKLIRECLTGESESSSEDEFEKEMEAELNSTMKTMEDKLSSLGTGSSSGNGKVATAPTRYYDDIYFDSDSEDEDRAVTMVWDHRGHVSNSLFQIVMLS
- the EAPP gene encoding E2F-associated phosphoprotein isoform X1, which gives rise to MNRLPDDYDPYAVEEPSDEEPALSSSEDEVDVLLHGTPDQKRKLIRECLTGESESSSEDEFEKEMEAELNSTMKTMEDKLSSLGTGSSSGNGKVATAPTRYYDDIYFDSDSEDEDRAVQVTKKKKKRQHKIPTNDELLYDPEKDNRDQAWVDAQRRGYHGLGPQRSRQQQPVPNSDAVLNCPACMTTLCLDCQRHESYKTQYRAMFVMNCSINKEEVLRYKASENRKKRRVRKKMRSNQEDAAEKAETDVEEIYHPVMCTECSTEVAVYDKDEVFHFFNVLASHS